The proteins below are encoded in one region of Hordeum vulgare subsp. vulgare chromosome 3H, MorexV3_pseudomolecules_assembly, whole genome shotgun sequence:
- the LOC123444615 gene encoding uncharacterized protein LOC123444615 — MSSFQQDAPFQVSHASFKRGARVADDDEEEKIPADELGAARAVPFGRRSRAGSSVTDMSSNASINYGKSTRQDRIGSESFWCGAFCMHLPGLSRRRPIMQQQQSMSLSEPDARASTAGQAEPTRSGVVSKAASMERFGHSSSSSGMVFGGRVDAEEDDLEVSAYFDLPLELLRSSSVDMESPVTAAFVFDSSRGRGKSMLPDLDFSFPAPPAFSSPTPSSPRA; from the coding sequence ATGTCTTCTTTCCAACAAGACGCGCCATTCCAGGTCTCCCATGCGTCCTTCAAGAGAGGAGCTCGTGTGGCAGACGACGATGAGGAAGAGAAGATTCCTGCGGACGAGCTCGGCGCGGCCAGGGCCGTCCCCTTCGGCCGGCGATCCCGTGCCGGCTCGTCGGTCACCGACATGTCAAGCAACGCGTCCATCAACTACGGGAAGTCGACGCGTCAGGACAGGATCGGCAGCGAGAGCTTCTGGTGCGGCGCTTTCTGCATGCACCTGCCCGGCCTGTCCAGGCGGCGGCCGATCATGCAGCAGCAGCAGTCCATGAGCCTGAGCGAGCCGGACGCCCGGGCGAGCACCGCCGGGCAAGCCGAGCCTACCCGGAGCGGCGTGGTGTCCAAGGCGGCCTCCATGGAGAGGTTCGGCCACAGCTCGTCATCCTCCGGCATGGTGTTCGGCGGCCGCGTGGACGCGGAGGAGGACGACCTGGAAGTGTCGGCCTACTTCGACCTGCCGCTGGAGCTGCTCCGGAGCAGCAGCGTCGACATGGAGTCGCCCGTCACGGCGGCGTTCGTCTTCGACAGCAGCCGGGGCCGAGGCAAGAGCATGCTGCCGGACCTCGACTTTAGTTTCCCGGCGCCGCCTGCTTTCTCGAGTCCTACTCCGTCGTCGCCACGGGCCTGA
- the LOC123444614 gene encoding protein CHLOROPLAST ENHANCING STRESS TOLERANCE, chloroplastic, producing the protein MALLSPPSAPPLLTPARHRLASPHLLAIPASPSSLLSLPHHHHSLLLPCAASAWPSRRHRRRGIAASLGQEEPGVSDTPITSEGEFGEGDSALPINFDAEVGAVSVSAEPPADASPEDLENIREIKRVLELLQKNRDMTFGEVKLTIMIEDPRDVERKRLLGIEDPEELTRDDLADALVEVNEGRIPENRDTLRLLAKEMSEWPDVDVKIDSQKGKGFFGRSVYAKATDTGIDPVAAAKRLNIDWDSAADIDEGEDEDDEDEVPSAVGYGALYLLTAFPVIIGISVVLILFYNSLQ; encoded by the exons ATGGCGCTGCTATCGCCGCCCTCCGCTCCGCCCCTGCTCACACCAGCTCGCCACCGCCTCGCCTCTCCACACCTCCTCGCTATCCCGGCGTCACCCagctctctcctctccctcccccaccaccaccacagcCTCCTCCTCCCCTGCGCTGCAAGCGCTTGGCCGTCCCGTCGGCACCGCCGCCGCGGCATAGCCGCGTCGCTTGGGCAGGAAGAGCCTGGAGTCTCCGACACccccatcacctccgaaggagagTTCGGAGAGGGCGACTCCGCGCTACCGATTAACTTCGATGCAGAGGTAGGCGCGGTCTCGGTTTCCGCCGAGCCGCCGGCGGACGCCAGCCCCGAGGACTTGGAGAACATACGCGAGATCAAAAGG GTGCTGGAGCTTCTTCAGAAGAATAGGGATATGACCTTCGGCGAG GTTAAGTTAACTATCATGATTGAGGACCCTAGAGATGTAGAAAGGAAGAGATTGCTAGGCATAGAGGATCCTGAAGAACTTACCAGGGATGATCTAGCTGACGCTTTGGTTGAG GTTAATGAAGGACGAATTCCAGAGAATCGTGATACTCTTAGGTTGCTTGCCAAGGAGATGTCAGAATGGCCCGATGTTGATGTCAAG ATAGATAGTCAGAAGGGCAAGGGCTTTTTTGGCAGATCTGTCTATGCAAAGGCCACAGATACTGGCATTGATCCCGTGGCAGCTGCTAAAAGACTTAACATTGACTGGGATTCTGCTGCTGATATTGATGAAggagaggatgaggatgatgaagatgaagttcCTTCAGCAGTG GGATACGGTGCTCTGTATCTGTTGACAGCCTTTCCTGTTATTATTGGAATATCAGTCGTGCTGATCCTTTTCTACAACTCTCTACAGTAG